A segment of the Salmo trutta chromosome 3, fSalTru1.1, whole genome shotgun sequence genome:
TGAGCATTTTGAAGATGGTTGTGTCCATGAAAAAAAACTGTGCTACTAAACAAGGAGTGCTCTTGTGTCTTTTGTTAGCCACAGACACGGCCCACTTTTATGACAGCTTTGCTTCTTCTCAGTGCTCTGAATTTGGCAACTGTGAGACTTTCATTTTCTGTGTTACATTGCCCTCCTGTGGATGTGGCACGCTGGTGCTGGATGTATTTTGGGGAAAGGGGGGATTTGACCTCATTTATCTTTGTCTGAGTATGTTTCTATTCAGAGTCAGGCTTATAAAAATACCCTCCAAATGAAATTCCATCCCATCCCagatgaccaacaacagatggaTGCCTCAAACTGTAAATTGCCAACAGTGGTTTCTGtaacaaccacatgacaatgtGTTTTAGTAGAATGTTTTTACTAACCCACAGATTTGGTTGCCTATactgcttgtgtgtgtatgttgtgggAGTAGAGTAGCAAGCACATTTTTGTCTCTTTCCGTCTATTCTATTCAATAGAGACATATGAAGCCATTTAAAAAGCCCTTCATGCATGTTGACAAAGCATTGACAGCACACTGTATTTGCACCTCAGCGTTCTCCACCATCCCTTATagtgtctttctctcctctcctctcccctccagagCCAGGCCCATCTGTGCAATGGTCCCCATACCCCTGTGTCTCCTGCTCTCAGTGACGTCGCTGGCCGTGGTGGTGGCTGTGGAAGCCCATGAGGCCACAGGAAGAGATGATGAGTATACCTGGCCGCAGTGGAAGGTGCCGCTGGTGAGGAACAGGAGGACGGTGGCCCTTAGCAGCCCCGGCTTCACGGCCAAACCTCAGGGAGAGCTGAACGGGACCTGTGGGATTGAGTGCCAGCGTCGCCTCCCCGACCCCTCTCTGGCTGACCTGGAGGAGTTCCTGTCCTATGAGACGGTGTACGAGAACGGAACGCGCACCCTGACCTCTGTGTCTGTGCAGGGCCTCAACGAAGTCAACACTTGGCCTGCTGGgaactcctcctcttcctccaagtCACGCCGCAGACGGGAGGTCTATGGCACAGACACCCGCTTCAGCATCGCTGACAAGCAGTTCTCCACTAAGTACCCCTTCTCCACCTCCGTCAAGATCTCCACGGGCTGCTCTGGTGTCCTGTTATCCCCCAAACACGTCCTGACGGCCGCCCACTGCATCCACGACGGACAGGACTACGTGAGCGGAGCACAGAAGCTACGCGTGGGCGTCCTCAAGGAGAAATCCCGGCGTGGGAAAGGAGGGAAGGGGAAGAGAGGACGAGGTAAAGgcaagaggaggaaaggagaagacaaggaagaaaaagagaaacaggagaaagatggagagaatgagaggaaaggaaggaaagGGAAAGACAGAAAGAACCGCAGTCGTCGCAGCGCAGAGGTCGAGAAGCCATCCTTCCGGTGGACCAGAGTGAAGCAGACCCAGGTCCCTAAAGGCTGGTTCAAAGGCGGGGCATCGGACGGTGTGGCGGCTGACTATGACTATGCCGTGCTGGAGCTGAAGAAGGCCCAGAAGGTCAAGCACATGGACCTGGGCGTCATCCCTTCGGTCAAGAAGCTGCCCGCCGGCAGAATCCACTTCTCAGGCTTCGACGACGACCGGCCCGGCAACTTGGTGTACCGCTTCTGCTCGGTGTCGGAGGAGTCCAAAGACCTGCTGTATCAGTACTGTGATGCCAAGCCCGGCTCCAGCGGCTCCGGGGTCTACATCCGCCTCAAAGAGCCTGGCAAGAAGAAATGGAAGAGGAAGATCATCGGGGTGTTCTCGGGCCACCAGTGGGTGGATGTCAACGGCAATGGGGCACAGCAGGATTACAATGTGGCGGTGAGGATTACGCCCCTCAAGTATGCCCAGATCTGTTACTGGGTCCATGGGGACTCCAGCGAGTGCCGGGACGCCTGAGGGACACACAACATGCCAcaacacccctccacccctctccctccatcaccaaCGAACCAGGGGCCCGCCcgactgcctctctctgtcttcttctctaTTACCTCCTGTGCTTCCCACTGGCAACTGGCACAGATTGCCTCATCACAGCATTCATCGCACACAAGCGGCCATACAGACTCACTGTTGTTGATTACAGGAACTCGTCAACAGATCAAAGAGAACTATGGCTGTTCTGCCTTGTCTAATTTATTTAATTATTAAAAAGCAAACATTCTAGAAATTTATAAATATCATGATTATATATTGACAGGTCCTACTAGGTCTGTGGTTATGCTAACGGGAACATTTTTGACAGATTTTTAGGTTTGACCAATTTTGATAAAATTTTGTATATTCAGCTGTTTCAGGGGAGCGATGCTTGTTATTTCATATATTCCAGGCAGGCTTAATGAACGCAGAGACGTTAACATTTTCAAATGTGTTCCCTTTTCTTGCAAAAGGAACAAGAAAGTTTGCATTGGCTTTGGTGAACGACCCAGtaaaaaaagcaacattttttcgGAGAAATTAACATTTGAGTATATTAAGAGGTTATAACTGTCTTTTTTCTAAATCAACGTGCTGGTGTTTAAAAGAGTGTATATATAGCTCTTTGAGTTTCCTGTAATGTCCCTTTTTGTAAAACTACCTTTTCTTATAAGATTATGTTTCTATGACTAATTAGTGAAAGGTTTCAGAGTGATCCTGGATGAAACATGATTGTTTTCAGTCCT
Coding sequences within it:
- the LOC115175846 gene encoding inactive serine protease 35 isoform X1, which encodes MQLRRARPICAMVPIPLCLLLSVTSLAVVVAVEAHEATGRDDEYTWPQWKVPLVRNRRTVALSSPGFTAKPQGELNGTCGIECQRRLPDPSLADLEEFLSYETVYENGTRTLTSVSVQGLNEVNTWPAGNSSSSSKSRRRREVYGTDTRFSIADKQFSTKYPFSTSVKISTGCSGVLLSPKHVLTAAHCIHDGQDYVSGAQKLRVGVLKEKSRRGKGGKGKRGRGKGKRRKGEDKEEKEKQEKDGENERKGRKGKDRKNRSRRSAEVEKPSFRWTRVKQTQVPKGWFKGGASDGVAADYDYAVLELKKAQKVKHMDLGVIPSVKKLPAGRIHFSGFDDDRPGNLVYRFCSVSEESKDLLYQYCDAKPGSSGSGVYIRLKEPGKKKWKRKIIGVFSGHQWVDVNGNGAQQDYNVAVRITPLKYAQICYWVHGDSSECRDA
- the LOC115175846 gene encoding inactive serine protease 35 isoform X3; its protein translation is MVPIPLCLLLSVTSLAVVVAVEAHEATGRDDEYTWPQWKVPLVRNRRTVALSSPGFTAKPQGELNGTCGIECQRRLPDPSLADLEEFLSYETVYENGTRTLTSVSVQGLNEVNTWPAGNSSSSSKSRRRREVYGTDTRFSIADKQFSTKYPFSTSVKISTGCSGVLLSPKHVLTAAHCIHDGQDYVSGAQKLRVGVLKEKSRRGKGGKGKRGRGKGKRRKGEDKEEKEKQEKDGENERKGRKGKDRKNRSRRSAEVEKPSFRWTRVKQTQVPKGWFKGGASDGVAADYDYAVLELKKAQKVKHMDLGVIPSVKKLPAGRIHFSGFDDDRPGNLVYRFCSVSEESKDLLYQYCDAKPGSSGSGVYIRLKEPGKKKWKRKIIGVFSGHQWVDVNGNGAQQDYNVAVRITPLKYAQICYWVHGDSSECRDA
- the LOC115175846 gene encoding inactive serine protease 35 isoform X2, which encodes MKARPICAMVPIPLCLLLSVTSLAVVVAVEAHEATGRDDEYTWPQWKVPLVRNRRTVALSSPGFTAKPQGELNGTCGIECQRRLPDPSLADLEEFLSYETVYENGTRTLTSVSVQGLNEVNTWPAGNSSSSSKSRRRREVYGTDTRFSIADKQFSTKYPFSTSVKISTGCSGVLLSPKHVLTAAHCIHDGQDYVSGAQKLRVGVLKEKSRRGKGGKGKRGRGKGKRRKGEDKEEKEKQEKDGENERKGRKGKDRKNRSRRSAEVEKPSFRWTRVKQTQVPKGWFKGGASDGVAADYDYAVLELKKAQKVKHMDLGVIPSVKKLPAGRIHFSGFDDDRPGNLVYRFCSVSEESKDLLYQYCDAKPGSSGSGVYIRLKEPGKKKWKRKIIGVFSGHQWVDVNGNGAQQDYNVAVRITPLKYAQICYWVHGDSSECRDA